One genomic region from Argentina anserina chromosome 2, drPotAnse1.1, whole genome shotgun sequence encodes:
- the LOC126784637 gene encoding chloroplast stem-loop binding protein of 41 kDa a, chloroplastic has translation MATLTSSSFSSVLFSSPHSNLTPPSLSPSRLSLSSSSHLSTTLSSSLSVSHSFVTYPTTSRRFSPCSFSVKAIVADKKKVLIVNTNSGGHAVIGFYFAKELLGSGHEVTILTVGEESSDKMKKTPFTRFSEIVSAGGKTVWGEPTAIAKVLEGSAFDVVLDNNGKDLDAVKPVADWANISGAKQFLFISSAGIYKPTDEPPHVEGDVVKADAGHVAVEKYIAEVFGSWASFRPQYMIGSGNNKDCEEWFFDRIVRDRPVPIPGSGMQLTNISHVKDLSSMLTLAVENADAASGNIFNCVSDRAVTLDGLAKLCAQAAGRPVNIVHYEPKAAGVDAKKAFPFRNMHFYAEPRAAKDILGWKSTTNLSEDLKERFEEYLKIGRDKKAIKFDLDDKILESLKVPVAV, from the exons ATGGCCACTCTTACTTCATCCTCCTTCTCCTCTGTGCTCTTCTCCTCTCCACACTCCAACCTCACAccaccttctctctctccttcacgcctctctctctcatcttctTCCCACCTCTCCACCACTCTCTCCTCTTCCCTCTCAGTCTCTCATTCTTTTGTCACATACCCCACAACCTCAAGGCGCTTCAGCCCTTGTTCCTTCAGTGTCAAGGCCATTGTTgcagacaagaagaaggtCCTGATCGTCAACACCAACAGTGGTGGTCATGCAGTCATTGGATTCTACTTCGCAAAAGAGCTTCTGGGCTCTGGCCATGAGGTCACCATATTGACCGTTGGTGAAGAAAGCTCGGACAAGATGAAAAAGACCCCATTCACCAGATTCTCA GAAATTGTGAGTGCCGGGGGGAAGACAGTGTGGGGAGAACCAACAGCAATTGCTAAGGTTTTGGAAGGATCAGCATTTGATGTTGTGTTGGATAACAATGGCAAGGATTTGGACGCAGTAAA GCCAGTGGCTGATTGGGCAAATATTTCTGGTGCAAAGCAATTCCTGTTTATCAGCAGTGCTGGGATTTATAAGCCGACTGATGAGCCTCCTCATGTCGAAGGG GATGTGGTTAAAGCCGATGCTGGTCATGTTGCAGTAGAAAAGTATATTGCAGAAGTGTTTGGTAGTTGGGCAAGTTTTCGTCCACAGTACATGATAGGATCCGGCAACAACAAAGATTGCGAGGAGTGGTTCTTCGATC GAATTGTGAGGGACAGACCAGTTCCAATCCCTGGCTCTGGAATGCAACTTACAAATATCTCCCATGTTAAGGACTTGTCCTCCATGCTCACTTTAGCAGTTGAGAATGCAGATGCTGCATCTGGTAACATTTTCAACTGTGTAAGTGATCGTGCTGTCACTCTTGATGGATTGGCAAAACTCTGTGCTCAAGCTGCCGGACGCCCAGTGAACATAGTGCATTATGAACCAAAAGCTGCTGGGGTTGATGCAAAGAAAGCATTTCCATTCCGTAACATG CACTTCTATGCAGAACCAAGAGCTGCTAAGGATATTTTGGGATGGAAGAGTACCACAAACCTCAGTGAAGACTTGAAA
- the LOC126784652 gene encoding uncharacterized protein LOC126784652, with protein MAASVDTPSPLQLNKDSSHFFSASDSSPHFTPSSDKRFWSSLQTRIDLILQDRNSRVPMAENLPIADPSLQMNAGEAKRGRGLKEDSMILMRGFDSIAHTLSQLSNTLDNALQGANDLAKPPTLTEIFHSQLSSSDRKEDGSEEQEHKVKEAHVGLKRKFDNSDCLEEQGDGDDEEQGNEQGPKDGKLKKAKNLAISMATKAASFARQLKLIRSDLSFMQERCALLEEENRRFRDGFDRGLRPEEDDLVRLQLEALLAEKSRLANENANLVRENQCLHQLVEYHQLTSQDMSASSYEQVIQGLCLDFSSPPPPIPEEEAAYDEESVESENGATIPRNDLFGLHSSFDEQY; from the exons ATGGCAGCTTCAGTGGACACTCCATCCCCACTTCAGCTCAACAAGGACTCCTCCCACTTCTTCTCTGCTTCTGATTCTTCTCCTCACTTCACTCCCTCATCTGATAAGCGCTTCTGGAGTTCTCTACAGACCCGAATCGATTTGATTCTCCAGGACCGCAACTCCAGAGTCCCAATGGCTGAGAACTTACCAATTGCTGATCCTTCTCTTCAAATG AATGCTGGAGAAGCGAAGCGTGGAAGAGGATTGAAGGAAGACTCGATGATTCTGATGAGGGGGTTTGATTCGATTGCTCACACTTTGTCTCAGCTGTCTAACACTTTAGACAATGCTCTTCAG GGAGCTAATGATCTAGCTAAGCCACCCACATTGACTGAGATATTCCACAGCCAGTTGAGCAGCTCAGATAGGAAAGAGGATGGCtcagaagaacaagaacacaAGGTGAAAGAAGCTCATGTAGGATTGAAGAGGAAGTTTGACAACAGTGATTGCTTAGAGGAACAAggagatggtgatgatgaagaacaagGAAATGAGCAGGGCCCTAAAGATGGGAAGCTGAAGAAAGCCAAAAAT CTGGCAATCTCTATGGCAACGAAAGCGGCTTCATTTGCTAGGCAACTCAAGTTGATTAGGTCGGATTTATCGTTTATGCAAGAGCGGTGTGCTTTGCTGGAGGAGGAGAATAGGAGGTTCAGAGATGGGTTTGACAGGGGGTTGAGACCTGAGGAAGATGATTTG GTGAGGCTTCAATTGGAGGCACTGCTAGCTGAGAAATCAAGATTAGCAAATGAGAACGCAAATCTGGTTAGAGAAAACCAATGCCTCCATCAACTTGTGGAGTACCACCAGCTCACCTCTCAAGACATGTCTGCTTCATCATATGAACAAGTCATTCAAGGATTGTGCTTAGACTTCTCGTCTCCACCACCGCCAATACCAGAAGAGGAGGCAGCATACGATGAAGAGAGTGTAGAATCTGAAAATGGTGCAACAATTCCAAGAAATGATCTTTTTGGATTACACTCGTCTTTTGATGAGCAATATTAA
- the LOC126784833 gene encoding uncharacterized protein LOC126784833: MEQEHAPPQKKSKAGKKRPRYYTAVRRSTRIQNTVKPSQNRDLEPIQITLGESESESDKEEESPQLEEPAVHGEKTLVERVEYAVQLLETMSSQGNSRTGDSSEIRYKSLYFELQKQIEALKKENHELSLKLQLALARNEGFDKGSNASVEWMGKFKEVLLVTSLPKPSEMAAAVQCQDPNAASSSKRKR, translated from the exons ATGGAACAAGAGCATGCACCTCCACAGAAGAAAAGCAAGGCAGGGAAGAAACGACCAAGGTACTACACTGCAGTTAGGCGATCTACACGCATCCAGAACACTGTGAAGCCCTCTCAGAACCGGGACCTAGAGCCCATACAGATCACACTCGGTGAAAGCGAGAGTGAAAGTGACAAAGAAGAGGAGTCTCCTCAGCTGGAGGAGCCGGCAGTGCATGGCGAGAAAACACTGGTTGAAAGAGTGGAGTACGCTGTGCAGTTATTGGAAACTATGAGCTCACAG GGTAACAGTAGGACTGGTGACTCCTCTGAAATCAGATACAAGAGTTTGTACTTTGAATTGCAAAAGCAG ATTGAGGCTTTGAAAAAGGAGAACCATGAACTTTCTTTGAAGTTGCAACTTGCTCTCGCCAGAAATGAAGGA TTTGATAAGGGAAGTAATGCATCTGTGGAATGGATGGGAAAATTCAAAGAAGTGTTGTTGGTCACAAGCTTGCCAAAACCTTCTGAAATGGCTGCTGCTGTCCAATGTCAAGATCCCAACgctgcttcttcttcaaagAGGAAGAGATGA
- the LOC126781998 gene encoding probable transmembrane GTPase FZO-like, chloroplastic, which translates to MVPLISFHTSTSHPLLITQTTSTPFLHLSHPKPHLPKRTHFPISSISQNPNQFTRQNPQPPRTQFPGGFKRPEIKVPNIVLLLDPEDVFASDYDVLALVDKAVSKWVGILVLDGRQANGGRLYDAACKLKSLVKDRAYLLISERVDIAAAANASGILLSDQGLPTIVARSTMMASKSDSVVLPLVARNVQDVDAGVNASSSEGADFLIYSDGGEENVPAVLSSLFENVKIPIFVTISLKSKLFTEVLGLLKSGASGFVTSLKDFRMLDDDALSKLFDIVYMTDSKTHDEVESLSKIKFSDVKNGPKDNIAGFLKLEDREKKFIEAERSVLLKAINVIQRAAPLMEEVSLLIDAVSQIDEPFSLVIVGEFNSGKSTVINALLGRRYLKEGVVPTTNEITFLRYSEMDGEEQRCERHPDGQYICYLPAPILKEMNVVDTPGTNVILQRQQRLTEEFVPRADLLLFVISADRPLTESEVTFLRYTQQWKKKVVFVLNKSDIYRNANELEEAMSFIRENTQKLLNTEHVTLFPVSARTALEAKLASSAFAKDYAKLSLSDSQWKSNNFYELENFLYSFLDGSTSTGMERMKLKLETPIAIAEKLLSACETLVTQDCRYAKQDLASINDIVGSVKNYTVRMENESVAWRRRILSVIDTTKSRVVALIEATLLISNLDLVASYVFKGENPATIPATSRVQNDIIGPALLDVQKLLGEYVIWLQSDNVREGRMYSNTFEKRLPSFVYPQNQVNLERFESLEKVNKHSLKVIEDFSANAAAKLFEQEIREAFLGTFGGLGAAGLSASLLTTVLPTTLEDLLALGLCSAGGFIAISKFPVRRQELIEKVRRTADGLAREVEQSMQNDLSEAIENMENFVKNVSKPYQDTAQQRLDKLLALQDEISNVDKQLQTLRIEIQNLHVS; encoded by the exons ATGGTACCCCTCATTTCGTTCCACACCTCCACATCACACCCTCTCCTCATCACCCAAACCACCTCAACCCCATTCCTCCACCTCTCCCACCCCAAACCTCACCTCCCCAAACGAACCCACTTCCCCATTTCCTCCATCTCCCAAAACCCAAACCAATTCACCCGCCAAAACCCACAACCTCCGAGAACTCAGTTCCCCGGAGGCTTCAAGCGCCCTGAGATCAAGGTCCCCAACATCGTCCTCCTATTGGACCCTGAAGACGTCTTCGCTTCTGACTACGATGTCTTGGCTTTGGTCGATAAAGCTGTCTCCAAATGGGTGGGCATTCTCGTCCTCGACGGCCGTCAGGCTAACGGCGGCCGCCTCTATGACGCCGCATGTAAGCTGAAGTCTTTAGTTAAAGACCGCGCCTACTTGTTGATCTCCGAGCGCGTGGATATTGCTGCCGCTGCTAATGCGAGTGGGATTCTACTCTCCGATCAAG GTCTTCCTACTATTGTGGCAAGAAGCACAATGATGGCGTCAAAATCAGATTCTGTAGTCCTTCCTTTAGTGGCTAGGAATGTGCAAGATGTTGATGCTGGCGTGAACGCATCCAGCTCTGAAGGAGCtgattttcttatatatagtGATGGTGGAGAGGAAAATGTTCCAGCAGTGCTGAGTTCTCTTTTTGAAAATGTGAAGATACCGATATTTGTCACGATTAGTTTGAAAAGTAAATTGTTTACAGAAGTGCTGGGGCTACTCAAATCCGGGGCAAGTGGATTTGTTACGTCTTTGAAGGATTTTCGGATGCTTGATGATGATGCTTTGAGCAAGTTGTTTGATATTGTGTACATGACGGATAGTAAAACACATGATGAAGTTGAAAGCTTGAGTAAGATTAAATTTTCAGATGTGAAGAATGGTCCCAAGGACAATATTGCTGGGTTTCTTAAGTTGGAGGATAGAGAAAAGAAGTTCATTGAAGCAGAGAGATCAGTGTTGCTTAAAGCAATAAATGTCATCCAGAGAGCTGCTCCACTG ATGGAAGAGGTTTCGCTTCTCATTGATGCAGTTTCTCAAATTGATGAGCCATTTTCACTGGTTATAGTG GGCGAATTTAACTCTGGGAAATCGACTGTTATTAATGCACTTCTTGGGAGAAGATATCTTAAAGAGGGGGTTGTTCCTACAACTAATGAGATCACCTTCTTACGCTATTCTGAAATGGACGGTGAGGAACAGCGTTGTGAAAGGCATCCAGATGGTCAATATATATGCTACCTTCCAGCTCCAATTCTTAAAGAA ATGAATGTTGTTGATACACCTGGAACTAATGTGATTTTGCAAAGGCAACAACGCCTTACCGAGGAATTTGTACCCCGTGCTGATTTGCTTCTTTTTGTTATCTCTGCTGATCGCCCCTTAACTGAAAGCGAG GTCACTTTTCTTCGTTATACTCAGCAGTGGAAGAAGAAAGTAGTATTTGTCTTGAACAAATCTGATATCTACCGGAATGCTAATGAG CTGGAGGAAGCAATGTCATTCATTAGGGAGAATACCCAGAAACTGCTGAATACCGAACACGTGACATTATTTCCCGTCTCTGCACGAACTGCTCTTGAAGCCAAACTTGCATCTTCTGCGTTTGCGAAAGATTACGCAAAGCTATCACTATCTGATTCTCAGTGGAAAAGCAATAACTTCTATGAACTTGAAAACTTCTTGTATAGTTTCTTAGATGGATCAACAAGTACAGGAATGGAAAGAATGAAACTTAAATTGGAAACACCCATTGCAATTGCGGAGAAACTACTTTCTGCTTGTGAAACTCTTGTGACACAAGACTGCCGATATGCCAAGCAGGATTTGGCCTCAATAAATGATATAGTTGGCAGCGTAAAGAACTACACAGTGAGGATGGAGAATGAGAGCGTtgcttggagaagaagaatattATCTGTG ATTGATACTACAAAATCACGTGTTGTGGCGCTCATAGAAGCTACTCTGCTTATATCAAATCTGGATCTTGTTGCTTCCTATGTTTTCAAAGGGGAAAACCCTGCTACTATTCCAGCCACCTCAAGGGTTCAGAACGACATTATAGGCCCCGCACTTTTGGATGTGCAA AAACTCCTTGGAGAATATGTCATATGGCTGCAATCCGATAATGTTCGGGAAGGAAGAATGTACTCAAATACATTTGAAAAGCGTTTGCCTTCATTCGTATACCCACAGAATCAGGTGAATTTGGAGAGATTTGAATCGCTGGAAAAAGTAAATAAACACAGCTTGAAAGTGATAGAGGACTTCAGTGCTAATGCTGCCGCCAAATTGTTTGAGCAAGAAATACGTGAAGCG TTTCTTGGGACTTTTGGTGGACTAGGAGCAGCTGGTTTATCTGCTTCACTTCTGACAACAGTGCTGCCAACCACTTTGGAAGATCTTCTTGCTCTTGGTCTTTGCTCAGCTGGCGG GTTTATAGCGATATCAAAATTTCCAGTTCGGAGGCAAGAGTTGATAGAGAAGGTTAGAAGGACTGCTGATGGATTGGCACGAGAGGTTGAACAGTCGATGCAGAATGACCTTTCGGAAGCTATTGAGAACATGGAAAATTTTGTCAAAAATGTCAGCAAGCCGTACCAAGATACAGCACAGCAGAGACTTGACAAACTCCTAGCTCTTCAAGATGAAATATCCAATGTTGATAAACAACTACAAACACTACGAATTGAAATCCAAAATCTTCATGTATCGTGA